A single genomic interval of bacterium harbors:
- a CDS encoding MarR family transcriptional regulator: MGNQSLPLGMIVGKMNKEMFRVLRKRTNESSEIKLTIEQFGLLHGISTSGEEVVQQDMAIILGKDKSSILRLIDSLEEQNLVKRVVDPHDRRKNCLIVTDLGHEVIKHYLSIEFKLIEELQEGLSESDMEIFYKVVRTIQKNAEKL; the protein is encoded by the coding sequence ATGGGAAACCAGAGTTTACCATTGGGTATGATTGTCGGAAAAATGAACAAAGAGATGTTCAGGGTTCTGCGAAAACGAACCAATGAATCCTCGGAAATCAAGTTGACGATCGAGCAGTTCGGTTTACTACATGGAATCAGCACAAGCGGCGAAGAAGTCGTACAGCAAGATATGGCAATTATACTGGGAAAGGACAAATCTTCGATTCTGCGGTTAATCGATTCGCTGGAGGAACAGAATCTTGTGAAACGAGTGGTCGATCCGCATGACAGAAGGAAAAATTGTCTGATTGTCACCGATCTGGGGCATGAAGTGATCAAACACTACCTCAGTATTGAATTTAAGCTTATCGAGGAACTTCAGGAGGGTTTGTCCGAATCGGATATGGAGATTTTTTATAAAGTTGTTCGTACAATACAGAAAAATGCCGAGAAATTATAA